The Candidatus Ancaeobacter aquaticus genome includes the window GTTACTTTTGTCACAGTCGTTTGTTTTGCGCAGTATGCAGTATCGGAGGAGAACCCTGATGAGCTTGTAGTCGCCGGTAAAAAACTCGAAGAAAAGACTTTTTACAAAAAAGCGTATGCACAATACCTTAAAGCCCATGATCTCTTCGTTGAAAAGAGTGATAAAATAAACGCCAGAAAAGCACTCGAATCAATGTATGGTACTGAGCGCAAACCATTGGAGTATCCGCTTTCACAAGAAGAGGTTAAAACCATTCTCGCAAAGAATTTTTCGGATGTTTCAGATAAAGAGCGTGCCCAGTGGATCAGTAGCGGAAAACTTGATCATCTTATTGTTGATGGCAATCCTCAGTATTTTTGCGGTACGATAGATAATATCAGATACAGAAACATCGATCTTATGCGTGCATATACCTCGAAAGAGAAAAAAACAAATCCGTTTTATGAAAAGTTAAAGGATATTGTCTTTAAGGACAAGGATAGCGGGTATCCGCGTGAGGACTGGAGACCATACATTAACCCCGTTACATTTCTTTATAAAGGAAGTATGACGATTCCCCGAAAAGAGTTGCCTGCAAAAGGGGTCTTAAAGCTATGGGTGCCGTTGCCGGTACAGACGCAAGCACAATCAAATATAAAAATAATTAACGTAGAACCAAGTGAGTATATAAAAGCGCCTTATCGGACAGATACCGAACTTGGGCAAATATATATTGAAGTACCACTCGATGAGCTCAAAAGTGATCTGTCGGTCGAAGCGGTATATATGTTTACCCATTACGAAAAACGATTTGTGATAGATCCCGATGCTGTCGGAGACTATGATAAAAACGATGCGCTCTACAAGAAATACACCAAATCAAGCCCAAGCATTCTTGTTTCACCTGATGTGTGTAGTGAAGCAAAACGCGCTGTGGGAAATATTGATAATCCGTATCGTGCAGCGAAAAAACTCTATCAGTATGTACTCAATAACATAGCGTACAGTTTGATGCCTCATATAAGACTAGCTGCCGAGCAGATGAGCGAATCTGAATTTGTCTTTAAGAACAGGTACGGAGATTGCGGGAGCCAGAGCATGTATTTTTGTGCTTTATGCAGGTCTCTTGGCATCCCTGCACGGGCAATAGGTGGGCAGCAGTTGATACCGGGTGTCGCAGGTGACCATTTTTGGGCGGAGTTTTATCTCCCTAATTACGGGTGGATACCGGTTGATACAACTATTGCGGAAACAGTGAATTATTTTGATGATATTTCCGAGGCAGACAAGAAAGCGTTTAAAGAATACTTTTTCGGAAATATGGATCCGTACCGTCTTGTCTTTCAAAAAGATGTTGATGCGCCACTTATTCCTGCGCCATCAGTGAGAGTTAGTTTGCCGATGGCAATACAGGAGCCCGCCGCAGTGTGTGAAACAGCGCCGTCAGATCCGGGAATACTTGTAGATAAATACTGGAAATTTAAAGTGTCTCCGGTGGAATAGATAAGAAGTTTTTCGTGGAGTATAAAACAAGCAGAATAGAAGCGTTAAGCGACGGTATTTTTGCGGTATCGATGACACTTCTCATCTTTGGTTTTGGGATCATGTTCCAGCCGCAAAAATCGATCGGGAACAGCCTGACAAAATCAGATGCTATCGCACCTTCTCTAAAGAACCACTGGTTTCTCTAACCGGGTAATCTTCATGTTTTCAAAGATCATTCTTTTATCTTTACAGGATAACTGTGTCTTTTTTCGGCTAT containing:
- a CDS encoding transglutaminase-like domain-containing protein — its product is MSTRQINRLVVFLCVTFVTVVCFAQYAVSEENPDELVVAGKKLEEKTFYKKAYAQYLKAHDLFVEKSDKINARKALESMYGTERKPLEYPLSQEEVKTILAKNFSDVSDKERAQWISSGKLDHLIVDGNPQYFCGTIDNIRYRNIDLMRAYTSKEKKTNPFYEKLKDIVFKDKDSGYPREDWRPYINPVTFLYKGSMTIPRKELPAKGVLKLWVPLPVQTQAQSNIKIINVEPSEYIKAPYRTDTELGQIYIEVPLDELKSDLSVEAVYMFTHYEKRFVIDPDAVGDYDKNDALYKKYTKSSPSILVSPDVCSEAKRAVGNIDNPYRAAKKLYQYVLNNIAYSLMPHIRLAAEQMSESEFVFKNRYGDCGSQSMYFCALCRSLGIPARAIGGQQLIPGVAGDHFWAEFYLPNYGWIPVDTTIAETVNYFDDISEADKKAFKEYFFGNMDPYRLVFQKDVDAPLIPAPSVRVSLPMAIQEPAAVCETAPSDPGILVDKYWKFKVSPVE
- a CDS encoding TMEM175 family protein, whose protein sequence is MEYKTSRIEALSDGIFAVSMTLLIFGFGIMFQPQKSIGNSLTKSDAIAPSLKNHWFL